Below is a genomic region from Nitrospinaceae bacterium.
CCCAATATAGGGGAGAAATTATTGAGTAAAAAATTATCCGGAAGGGTTACAAGGGCCGATACTTCACCGGGTCTTTGACGCCCGCTTCCTTGAATCCCTTGAGCCGTAGTTGACAACTGTCGCAGACGCCGCAGGCTCTGGCCTCATCATCCGGGTCGTAACAGGAATGGGTCAATCCATAGTCCACACCCAGTTCCAGCCCTTTTAGAATGATCTGGGCTTTGGTGAGGTCGATCAGCGGCGTGTGGATTTTTAACGATTCTCCGTCAACTCCGGCTTTGGTGGCGAGATTCGCCATTTTCTCGAATGCCGCAATATATTCAGTCCGGCAGTCGGGGTAACCGCTGTAATCTATGGCGTTGACGCCGATGAAAATGTCACAGGCTCCCTGCACCTCGGCAA
It encodes:
- the queC gene encoding 7-cyano-7-deazaguanine synthase: MTPKAIVLLSGGLDSATTLAIAQDQGFQTFTLSFDYGQRHRIELDRAKGLAERLGASGHRVVDIDLKQFGGSALTDQIDVPKNREDAEMASGIPVTYVPARNTIFLSYALAFAEVQGACDIFIGVNAIDYSGYPDCRTEYIAAFEKMANLATKAGVDGESLKIHTPLIDLTKAQIILKGLELGVDYGLTHSCYDPDDEARACGVCDSCQLRLKGFKEAGVKDPVKYRPL